From Rhodococcus sp. B7740, one genomic window encodes:
- a CDS encoding DUF4389 domain-containing protein translates to MGITRIFALVIGCVVAFASFALFAVGAVLFWGYAAQDDDGLIASPTENFTTAASALVSENISVPDSIDSQIVDKVTVVTRVAGSDPGREVLIGIAPTAEVDNYLRGVAHTEVTDVEFAPFRARYDNVAGGADAAPPLDQPWWVALESGTGTTQVEWKPRGGSWTLVVMNADGSAGVDAQVRVGVRVQSLGPLATSVLAAAAVVLVVGVGSIVFGASGLGKRSTSENSSESDPSERTRAVPISTESTPYPLTLTGERPASLSRGLWIVKWILAVPHYIVLMFLAAGFLVTTFVAGLAILFTGKYPRGLFHFNVGVLRWVWRVQFYSYSALGTDRYPPFTLHRTDHPADLTVEYPEKLSRGMVLIKWWLLALPHYLVLSLLAGGWYAGFRVAGSGGGVGATGQPYIFGSVLGMLVLIAAVSLLFTGRYPTGLFDFVLGINRWVFRVAAYAALMTDEYPPFRLDLGPDDVTVSSVEPRR, encoded by the coding sequence ATGGGAATCACGAGGATTTTCGCACTCGTCATCGGATGCGTTGTGGCGTTCGCATCCTTCGCGCTGTTCGCCGTCGGCGCGGTCTTGTTCTGGGGTTACGCCGCGCAAGACGACGACGGTCTGATCGCCTCACCGACCGAGAATTTCACGACGGCGGCGAGTGCGCTTGTGTCCGAGAATATTTCGGTTCCGGATTCGATCGACTCGCAGATCGTGGACAAGGTGACGGTCGTGACCCGTGTCGCCGGGTCCGACCCCGGTCGCGAGGTACTGATCGGCATCGCGCCGACTGCCGAGGTCGACAACTATCTTCGCGGCGTGGCACACACCGAGGTCACCGACGTCGAGTTCGCTCCCTTCCGTGCTCGTTACGACAACGTCGCCGGCGGTGCCGATGCTGCTCCGCCTCTGGACCAGCCGTGGTGGGTGGCCCTTGAAAGCGGAACCGGGACAACGCAAGTGGAATGGAAGCCTCGGGGTGGCTCGTGGACGCTGGTCGTGATGAACGCGGACGGGAGTGCCGGGGTCGACGCGCAGGTGAGAGTAGGGGTTCGGGTGCAGTCGCTCGGACCGCTGGCCACATCTGTCCTGGCGGCCGCTGCCGTCGTTCTCGTCGTCGGTGTCGGATCGATCGTGTTCGGAGCCTCCGGGCTCGGGAAGCGGTCCACGTCCGAGAACTCCTCGGAATCGGACCCGTCCGAACGAACCCGCGCGGTACCGATATCGACCGAATCGACCCCATATCCGCTGACGCTGACCGGGGAACGTCCTGCGTCCCTTTCCCGCGGCCTGTGGATCGTGAAATGGATACTGGCAGTGCCCCATTACATCGTCTTGATGTTCCTGGCCGCCGGATTTCTCGTCACCACATTCGTAGCCGGGTTGGCGATTCTGTTCACCGGGAAGTATCCGCGTGGATTGTTCCACTTCAATGTCGGCGTCCTCCGCTGGGTGTGGCGTGTGCAGTTCTACTCGTACTCCGCGCTGGGGACCGACCGATACCCGCCGTTCACCCTGCACCGTACCGACCATCCCGCCGACCTCACGGTCGAATACCCCGAAAAGCTCTCGCGCGGAATGGTATTGATCAAGTGGTGGCTGCTGGCGCTACCGCACTACCTGGTGCTCTCCCTGCTGGCGGGAGGATGGTATGCGGGCTTCCGGGTGGCGGGGAGCGGTGGAGGCGTCGGGGCTACGGGGCAGCCGTACATCTTCGGTTCGGTACTGGGAATGCTCGTGCTGATCGCCGCGGTCTCGCTTCTGTTCACCGGGCGATATCCGACAGGTCTGTTCGACTTCGTGCTCGGCATCAACCGGTGGGTGTTTCGGGTCGCCGCGTATGCCGCCCTGATGACCGACGAGTATCCACCCTTCCGGCTCGACCTGGGTCCGGACGACGTGACGGTCAGCTCAGTAGAACCGCGTCGATGA
- a CDS encoding three-helix bundle dimerization domain-containing protein yields MTITDSAPTTWPTTGELTSIANMLAARFPDLSRGDVDDAVHATYDRLDSTARVRGHLFALTANRARVILEQLSKPSDRSTLVVRRRPTALEGSGPCALTGHRSTADTDDRRMVRFGRE; encoded by the coding sequence ATGACCATCACCGATTCGGCACCGACGACGTGGCCGACGACCGGCGAACTGACGTCCATCGCGAACATGCTCGCTGCGAGATTTCCCGATCTGTCACGCGGGGATGTCGACGATGCGGTGCACGCCACCTACGACCGGCTCGACTCGACCGCCCGCGTTCGCGGCCATCTGTTTGCGCTGACCGCCAATCGAGCCCGAGTGATCCTCGAACAACTCTCGAAGCCGAGCGATCGATCGACCCTCGTCGTTCGGCGTAGGCCCACAGCTCTCGAGGGATCGGGACCTTGTGCCCTTACCGGCCACCGTTCGACGGCGGACACTGACGATCGACGGATGGTTCGGTTCGGGCGGGAGTAG
- a CDS encoding Rv1733c family protein yields the protein MFAEHVHRVWRRSPWTSNPLMRLPDRIERTAVFVGTALLLLLVPVAATIGSLTYSDLSLRSQHQRATYVHVDARVVEVPTRSRMDDDAPFSVTAIVQWNAPDGSPRSDSIQVPSDVQIGDTTPVWIGADGHLARTPDTAASAVVNGATTAVFVWFLGAVVIGGLVYLTAVFADRSRMRAWDRDWYRFVQARDHPLR from the coding sequence ATGTTCGCAGAACACGTACACCGAGTGTGGCGACGGAGTCCGTGGACCTCCAACCCATTGATGCGCCTACCCGACAGGATCGAGCGAACGGCTGTCTTCGTCGGAACAGCGTTGCTGCTGTTGCTCGTTCCGGTCGCGGCAACGATCGGCTCGTTGACCTACAGCGATCTGTCATTGCGCTCTCAGCACCAACGCGCAACGTACGTTCACGTCGATGCCCGGGTCGTGGAGGTGCCGACGCGATCGCGCATGGACGATGACGCCCCCTTCAGCGTTACCGCGATCGTGCAGTGGAATGCGCCAGACGGGTCCCCGCGTTCGGATTCGATTCAGGTGCCCTCGGACGTGCAGATCGGCGACACGACACCAGTCTGGATCGGCGCGGACGGACATCTCGCGCGCACTCCCGACACCGCCGCCTCGGCTGTCGTCAACGGAGCCACCACTGCCGTGTTCGTGTGGTTTCTCGGGGCCGTCGTCATCGGTGGCCTGGTGTATCTCACTGCGGTGTTCGCCGACCGCTCGCGCATGCGGGCGTGGGACCGAGACTGGTACCGCTTCGTCCAGGCCCGTGACCATCCCTTGCGGTAG
- a CDS encoding zinc-dependent alcohol dehydrogenase family protein, protein MDSKANRQQRGRVWRTTFPGSVDNSPLQLVEEARPIPEEGELLVAIESCGVCRTDLHVVEGDLPVHSPHVVPGHEAVGIVSAVGSDSVTAFRMGDRVGIPWLRHTCGTCSFCASGRENLCSRSLYTGWDRDGGFAEWAVVPAEYALALPTGYTTAELAPLLCAGIIGYRALLLAELPEHGVLGLYGFGGSAHIVAQLARADGAAVHVMTRDLVAREFAMSLGMDSAQDTFATAPQKLDAAIVFAPIGEIVPVALDALVPGGTVVLAGIHMTDSPALNYQQHLFHEKRLRSVEANTREDARAFLDICNRIHLRVETTVYPFDRVPDALRDLRHGRFAGAAVVTMRPGEETMS, encoded by the coding sequence ATGGACTCGAAGGCTAATCGGCAGCAACGTGGAAGGGTCTGGCGCACTACGTTTCCGGGCTCGGTGGACAACAGCCCGTTGCAGCTCGTCGAGGAAGCCCGTCCGATCCCCGAGGAGGGAGAATTGCTGGTCGCGATTGAGTCCTGCGGGGTGTGCCGGACGGATCTGCACGTGGTCGAGGGCGACCTGCCGGTGCACTCACCACATGTCGTGCCCGGACACGAAGCGGTGGGTATCGTGTCCGCCGTCGGGTCGGATTCGGTCACTGCCTTCCGGATGGGAGATCGAGTGGGTATCCCGTGGCTTCGGCACACGTGCGGAACCTGCTCGTTCTGTGCTTCGGGGCGAGAGAATCTCTGCTCTCGGTCTTTGTACACCGGTTGGGATCGTGACGGCGGATTCGCCGAATGGGCTGTCGTCCCTGCCGAATACGCCCTGGCGTTGCCGACCGGGTACACCACCGCCGAACTGGCTCCGCTGCTGTGCGCAGGAATCATCGGTTACCGAGCCCTGCTACTCGCCGAACTACCCGAACACGGTGTCCTCGGTCTCTACGGATTCGGTGGGAGCGCGCACATCGTCGCACAGCTCGCTCGCGCCGACGGTGCGGCCGTGCATGTGATGACCAGAGACCTGGTCGCGCGTGAGTTCGCGATGTCACTCGGAATGGACTCCGCACAGGACACTTTTGCCACTGCGCCCCAGAAGCTGGACGCCGCGATCGTGTTCGCACCGATCGGCGAGATCGTTCCGGTCGCGCTCGATGCTCTGGTGCCGGGTGGCACCGTAGTCCTGGCCGGTATTCACATGACCGACAGCCCGGCCCTGAACTACCAGCAGCATCTGTTTCACGAGAAGCGCCTACGCAGCGTCGAAGCGAACACACGCGAAGACGCGCGGGCATTCCTCGACATCTGCAACCGAATCCACCTTCGAGTCGAGACCACCGTGTACCCGTTCGATCGGGTACCGGACGCCTTGCGCGATCTGCGGCACGGTCGATTCGCCGGTGCAGCAGTCGTGACGATGCGCCCCGGAGAGGAGACGATGTCATGA
- a CDS encoding WhiB family transcriptional regulator, producing the protein MTDDQVWRLKGACIDDMDAYDSQQLPRHGRKRAERAWRLCADCPVLRECAEQTARDIESGRIPVGVVVAGAAYHDNASNGRRTDAYRTLEFLIGRPLSNPAA; encoded by the coding sequence ATGACGGATGACCAGGTCTGGCGCCTCAAGGGTGCGTGCATCGACGACATGGATGCATACGACTCGCAGCAACTTCCCCGCCACGGACGTAAGCGAGCAGAGCGGGCGTGGCGTCTGTGCGCCGACTGCCCGGTGCTGCGTGAGTGCGCCGAGCAGACGGCTCGCGACATCGAGTCGGGTCGCATTCCGGTGGGAGTGGTCGTCGCCGGTGCCGCGTATCACGACAACGCGAGCAACGGTCGTCGTACCGACGCGTACCGGACGCTCGAATTCCTTATCGGGCGGCCACTTTCCAACCCTGCAGCCTGA
- a CDS encoding ANTAR domain-containing protein: MDAGESSHVGEPSDVQKALDKRAPIEQAKGILMAMHRIGPEAAFDMLIEQSQRSNRKLREVALDHIRWATAR, translated from the coding sequence ATGGATGCAGGGGAGTCGTCGCACGTCGGCGAGCCGAGTGATGTGCAGAAGGCTCTCGACAAGCGCGCACCCATCGAACAGGCCAAGGGCATCCTGATGGCCATGCATCGCATCGGCCCGGAGGCTGCGTTCGACATGCTCATCGAGCAGTCTCAGCGCTCCAATCGCAAGCTGCGCGAAGTGGCACTCGACCATATTCGGTGGGCCACAGCCCGGTGA
- a CDS encoding EAL domain-containing protein, protein MTFALAEAGSAVDTDTGELTVQPYFAPVCRLDNGALAAIEVQLRGPENGPLASADALKRAARAMDAKRELDALAWGVARLNQSVRLPMLVSMDVDSLAALDAATEEQLRRDIVVVTEAALVDSPARTLAAIDKARREGKVVAVDDVGRRPQSMTLLPLIEPDVIILAESMVSRRPDLSTARTAHAVSAQVERTGAVVVASGVDSALHRTRALGLGATYGVGELYPAAQSTEELPSDAAEVMPPFPTWSTPTVAAESPYGIASAGKTATRSTKRLLVAMSTSLEMQAAAAGPETLVLGTFQRAEHFTPTTRSRWVSMTEQISYAGVYGVGMGYVQEGGIVHAPLDPMDPLVEEWNVVVLGPHFCGVLAAIDLHRGEVDADREFDYVMSYDRATVVRCARAILARF, encoded by the coding sequence GTGACGTTCGCGCTGGCCGAAGCAGGATCTGCAGTCGACACGGACACGGGAGAGTTGACGGTGCAGCCGTATTTCGCCCCGGTCTGTCGGCTGGACAACGGTGCGCTCGCAGCCATCGAAGTGCAGCTGCGCGGCCCGGAGAACGGTCCGCTCGCATCGGCAGATGCGCTCAAGCGCGCAGCCAGGGCCATGGACGCCAAGCGCGAGCTCGACGCGCTCGCGTGGGGTGTGGCCCGGCTCAACCAATCGGTGCGACTGCCGATGCTCGTGTCCATGGACGTCGACTCGCTCGCTGCCCTGGATGCAGCCACCGAAGAACAGTTGCGCCGCGACATCGTGGTCGTCACCGAGGCTGCTCTCGTCGACAGCCCGGCGCGCACTCTCGCCGCAATCGACAAAGCTCGACGCGAAGGCAAAGTGGTGGCCGTCGACGACGTCGGTCGCCGGCCGCAGTCGATGACCCTGCTCCCTCTCATCGAGCCGGACGTGATCATCCTCGCCGAATCGATGGTCTCCCGCCGCCCGGATCTGTCGACTGCGCGTACCGCTCACGCCGTCTCGGCTCAGGTCGAACGAACCGGAGCCGTGGTCGTGGCGAGCGGGGTCGACAGTGCGCTGCATCGGACCCGCGCACTCGGACTCGGTGCCACCTACGGGGTGGGAGAGCTGTATCCGGCCGCGCAATCGACGGAAGAGCTACCTTCCGACGCGGCCGAGGTGATGCCTCCGTTCCCGACCTGGAGCACGCCGACCGTCGCCGCCGAATCGCCGTACGGCATTGCCTCCGCAGGCAAGACGGCAACGCGCAGCACCAAGCGACTGCTGGTGGCGATGAGCACCTCGCTCGAGATGCAGGCCGCGGCTGCTGGGCCGGAGACATTGGTACTCGGTACTTTTCAGCGCGCCGAACACTTCACCCCGACCACCCGCAGCCGCTGGGTGTCGATGACCGAGCAGATCTCCTACGCCGGCGTCTACGGCGTAGGCATGGGTTACGTGCAAGAGGGCGGCATCGTGCATGCGCCCCTCGACCCGATGGATCCGCTCGTCGAGGAGTGGAACGTCGTGGTTCTCGGCCCGCACTTCTGCGGTGTGCTGGCAGCAATCGACCTACATCGCGGTGAGGTGGACGCCGACCGTGAGTTCGATTACGTGATGTCCTACGACCGCGCGACCGTAGTTCGTTGTGCCCGAGCAATTCTGGCGCGCTTCTGA
- the praA gene encoding alkane oxidation protein activator PraA, with product MTLNPPTRSRTLVTAVAALAITGATVGAASAGAATISPAGTAFTAPGTIVVSTPASFGLPVSCSINLSGTTSADGSSATITDAQISGSNRLCGLPQLKNLPWTLTPTSATTGEVSNVAFSLVGYNCGPATLAGSFDNMTNTLTATNQPMSGNCTVNSLSVQPDPAFTLS from the coding sequence ATGACGCTCAACCCGCCGACCCGCTCTCGCACACTCGTCACCGCAGTCGCCGCTCTTGCCATCACCGGTGCGACAGTCGGTGCCGCCAGCGCCGGCGCCGCCACCATTTCCCCTGCGGGTACCGCGTTCACGGCACCCGGCACGATCGTCGTGAGCACTCCGGCGTCGTTCGGTCTGCCGGTGAGCTGCTCCATCAACCTGAGCGGCACCACCAGCGCAGACGGCTCGTCGGCGACGATCACCGATGCCCAGATCAGCGGCTCCAACCGACTGTGCGGCCTGCCCCAGCTGAAGAACCTGCCCTGGACCCTCACTCCCACCAGCGCCACCACCGGGGAGGTGTCCAACGTGGCCTTCTCGCTGGTCGGATACAACTGCGGGCCCGCCACGTTGGCCGGGTCCTTCGACAACATGACGAACACGCTCACCGCGACGAACCAGCCGATGTCCGGCAACTGCACCGTCAACAGCCTGTCGGTCCAGCCCGACCCGGCCTTCACCCTGTCCTGA
- a CDS encoding GGDEF domain-containing protein: protein MNSLRQWWSLPVDYGWNVAYARSQQALHVTRILIGIFCWFYAAAAAIALTIPGLGDSGSARWALWFTVATTLPLGLAWLIGGWPSWPMSVAFVLYADIVLAAVLLTVDKPSEMLPMAALFTVMGSYVVGFHGPKLFTAHHLFAFVTVAALYTSAMVNDPERRLQTNLYLVMLILVMFSAPLICHSFLMLLRRDATGAFYDPLTGMQNRRGFDAAIGNLDLRSGADAELAAVVIDIDNFKAVNDRFGHEHGDTVIRLAASRILELFPTPAVTVRLGGEEFAIVCLAEVDTVIDRSEELRSRLSESTDRSPLTASIGVAHAIVDARGVAEDVDVLISRADRAMYRAKRIGGNRVAVYDDGEPSVHPVDERH from the coding sequence GTGAACAGTCTTCGCCAATGGTGGTCGCTTCCGGTCGACTACGGGTGGAACGTTGCGTACGCACGGTCCCAACAAGCACTGCACGTCACCAGAATTCTCATCGGAATCTTCTGCTGGTTCTACGCGGCCGCTGCGGCGATCGCCCTGACCATCCCGGGTCTCGGAGACAGCGGTTCTGCGCGATGGGCACTGTGGTTCACCGTCGCGACGACGCTGCCCCTCGGGTTGGCCTGGCTGATCGGAGGCTGGCCGTCCTGGCCGATGTCGGTCGCCTTCGTGCTCTACGCCGACATCGTGCTCGCCGCAGTTCTTCTGACCGTCGACAAGCCGTCCGAGATGTTGCCGATGGCTGCGCTGTTCACCGTGATGGGCAGTTACGTCGTTGGCTTTCACGGCCCCAAGCTGTTCACCGCTCACCACCTCTTTGCGTTCGTCACCGTCGCCGCGCTCTACACCTCGGCCATGGTGAACGACCCCGAACGTCGCTTGCAGACCAATCTCTATCTCGTGATGCTGATTCTGGTGATGTTCTCGGCACCGCTGATCTGCCATTCCTTCCTGATGCTGCTGCGCCGCGACGCCACCGGCGCGTTCTACGACCCGCTCACCGGAATGCAGAACCGACGGGGCTTCGACGCGGCGATCGGCAACCTCGACCTTCGTTCCGGTGCGGATGCGGAACTGGCGGCCGTGGTGATCGACATCGACAACTTCAAAGCAGTGAACGATCGATTCGGTCACGAGCACGGAGACACCGTCATTCGTCTGGCCGCGAGCCGAATCCTCGAACTCTTCCCGACACCGGCAGTGACGGTGCGACTCGGCGGCGAAGAATTCGCGATCGTGTGCCTCGCCGAAGTCGACACGGTGATCGACAGATCCGAGGAATTGCGCAGCCGTTTGAGCGAGTCGACCGACCGTTCCCCGCTCACGGCGTCGATAGGCGTCGCGCATGCGATTGTCGACGCGCGGGGTGTCGCGGAGGACGTCGATGTGTTGATCAGCCGGGCCGATCGAGCCATGTACCGGGCCAAACGGATCGGTGGCAACCGCGTCGCGGTGTACGACGACGGGGAGCCGTCCGTCCATCCGGTCGACGAACGGCACTGA
- a CDS encoding SGNH/GDSL hydrolase family protein: MRRTRLWIAGALGLALAAALVAGPLRKPALTIHNAHCFGWSVNETGPRLVTLGDSMAQGNSRVDWGIHGNTSWYSYLVCGDDAPAADGANLGINGATTTQILARTDEALAANPDILVVNGGTNDLARSVPLPMIIENLRAILDRAHDIDTVVIATVPSSRKVSADDLNDDIRALAAERGIPVAEFASLLDRPGATFDGVHPTARTAARMAAEVAAVVGVRTT; this comes from the coding sequence GTGCGAAGAACTCGACTGTGGATCGCCGGCGCACTCGGGTTGGCGCTCGCCGCCGCGCTCGTGGCGGGACCACTGAGGAAGCCGGCGCTGACGATCCACAACGCGCACTGCTTCGGGTGGAGCGTCAACGAGACCGGACCACGTTTGGTGACGCTGGGAGACTCGATGGCCCAGGGCAATTCACGTGTCGACTGGGGAATTCACGGCAACACGTCGTGGTATTCGTACCTCGTGTGCGGAGACGATGCTCCCGCCGCCGATGGTGCCAACTTGGGAATCAATGGCGCGACCACGACGCAGATCCTTGCCCGAACCGACGAAGCGCTGGCCGCGAACCCGGACATCCTCGTCGTCAACGGCGGCACCAACGACCTCGCCCGATCGGTACCGCTGCCCATGATCATCGAGAACCTACGCGCCATCCTGGACCGGGCGCACGACATCGACACGGTTGTGATCGCCACGGTGCCGTCGTCGCGGAAGGTCAGCGCGGACGACCTGAACGACGACATTCGCGCACTGGCCGCCGAGCGCGGCATACCCGTCGCAGAATTCGCGTCACTGCTCGACCGACCCGGAGCCACGTTCGACGGCGTTCACCCCACTGCGAGGACGGCTGCCCGGATGGCAGCGGAGGTAGCCGCGGTGGTCGGAGTTCGGACGACGTAA
- a CDS encoding DUF4012 domain-containing protein has protein sequence MSYDNDYPYGDHRSSRSRRRRRRSKKRTGRRILLGFGVFVVVALGLGAWLAYTANTAYTYLDQARGYAQAAKTALLAGDTQKAETSVDDAVRTSTQAKDATDSLIWQAAAAIPYVGQPLDVVSQITDVVNGLTVDVLTPSVEVGATLDPSQLRGPDGAIDIAALRAASPALSQAAAAADVLNTQSQAIAEPEFVAQVGDARTQLQDQTHELTTLLTNTDIAAKVLPAMLGADGPRNYFMAFQTLSESRGTGGLIGGFGIVRAVDGKVAVDSLASNAELRIPYDPIDLGPDFFNTYESRFQPTQNWQNSNVSPHFPYAGQIWQSMWEQETGERVDGALATDPVALGYILDVVGPITMGDGEVIDGSNVVRITQSDAYFRFEDDNTARKAYLQDIAARVVAKMQGNIGSPSALLEALGKATSEGHIAVWSADPALQAILGPTRIGHEVPDSPDPYAAVVVNNGAGGKLDYYLQRKVTYSAQSCDGPTRTTRVVAEITNNAALQDYTTYIAGRQNDSTRYDGPPGTNRSVVALYATQGATLTNATINGTPLFLLTAAERGHPVFYVPVVIEPGQTKTIEYNLVEPTVAGEAQAPVQPQSVPAPTEVDFPDCN, from the coding sequence ATGAGCTACGACAACGACTACCCGTACGGCGACCATCGCAGCTCTCGTAGTCGCCGCAGGCGTCGTCGTTCCAAGAAGAGGACCGGCCGACGCATCCTGCTCGGTTTCGGGGTCTTCGTCGTCGTTGCGCTCGGACTCGGTGCCTGGCTCGCCTACACGGCCAATACCGCTTATACGTACCTCGATCAGGCTCGGGGCTACGCTCAGGCAGCGAAAACTGCTCTGCTGGCAGGGGATACGCAGAAGGCCGAGACCTCCGTGGACGACGCGGTGCGCACCTCGACCCAGGCGAAGGACGCCACCGATTCGCTGATCTGGCAGGCGGCTGCCGCGATTCCGTACGTGGGCCAACCGCTGGACGTCGTCTCGCAGATCACCGACGTCGTCAACGGGCTGACCGTGGATGTGCTGACGCCGTCGGTCGAGGTGGGTGCCACACTCGACCCGAGTCAGCTGCGCGGGCCCGACGGTGCCATCGACATCGCTGCTCTGCGCGCCGCCTCGCCTGCGCTGTCACAGGCCGCGGCCGCAGCGGACGTACTGAACACGCAGTCCCAGGCCATCGCGGAACCGGAGTTCGTCGCTCAGGTCGGCGACGCTCGAACTCAGCTGCAGGATCAGACGCACGAACTGACGACCCTGTTGACCAACACCGACATCGCCGCCAAGGTGCTCCCCGCGATGCTCGGTGCCGACGGTCCACGCAACTACTTCATGGCCTTTCAGACTCTCTCGGAATCTCGTGGAACCGGTGGACTGATAGGCGGATTCGGCATCGTGCGTGCTGTCGACGGCAAAGTCGCGGTCGACTCGCTCGCCAGCAACGCCGAGCTCCGAATTCCGTACGACCCCATCGATCTCGGTCCGGACTTCTTCAACACCTACGAGAGTCGGTTCCAGCCCACGCAGAATTGGCAGAACAGCAACGTCAGCCCGCACTTCCCGTATGCCGGGCAGATCTGGCAGTCGATGTGGGAGCAGGAAACCGGCGAACGTGTCGACGGCGCTCTGGCCACCGACCCTGTTGCCCTCGGCTACATCCTCGATGTCGTCGGCCCCATCACGATGGGTGACGGTGAGGTGATCGACGGATCGAACGTCGTTCGGATCACGCAGTCCGACGCATACTTCCGCTTCGAGGACGACAACACCGCGCGCAAGGCCTATCTCCAGGACATCGCCGCCCGAGTGGTCGCGAAGATGCAGGGCAACATCGGATCTCCCAGCGCGCTGCTCGAGGCACTCGGCAAGGCCACCAGTGAAGGCCACATCGCCGTGTGGAGCGCGGACCCGGCACTGCAAGCGATCCTTGGACCGACCAGGATCGGTCACGAAGTTCCCGACAGCCCCGACCCGTACGCCGCGGTGGTGGTGAACAACGGTGCAGGCGGCAAGCTCGACTACTACCTGCAGCGCAAGGTCACCTACTCCGCACAGTCCTGCGACGGCCCGACGCGGACCACCCGCGTGGTCGCCGAGATCACCAACAACGCTGCGCTGCAGGACTATACCACCTACATCGCCGGCAGACAGAACGACTCCACCCGATACGACGGACCCCCGGGAACCAACCGATCGGTGGTGGCGCTGTACGCAACTCAGGGCGCGACCTTGACGAACGCCACCATCAACGGAACTCCTCTGTTTCTGCTCACCGCTGCCGAGCGCGGCCACCCCGTGTTCTACGTGCCGGTCGTCATCGAGCCGGGGCAGACCAAGACCATCGAGTACAACCTCGTCGAACCGACCGTCGCCGGCGAGGCGCAGGCACCGGTTCAGCCGCAATCGGTCCCGGCACCCACCGAAGTGGACTTCCCCGACTGCAACTGA
- a CDS encoding alkane 1-monooxygenase: MTASNVDNQAQTPVAEWHDRKRYLWLMGLIPPTAVFVATGLVWAFNQLGWNAVSPVWWWIGALLVYGLLPILDRFFGPDGDNPPDEVMKALEEDKYYRYCTYAYIPFQLASLVFACYLWSADNLSWLGIDGGLGLASKIGLAISIGVMGGVGINTAHELGHKKDSLERWLSKITLAQTFYGHFYIEHNRGHHVRVATPEDPASSKFGESFWAFLPRSVWGSLKSSWELEKTRMERLGKSTWSIRNDVLNAWLMSVVLYAVLVAVFGPIVLPFLVIQAIYGFSLLETVNYLEHYGLQRQKKENGRYERCTPEHSWNSDHIVTNIFLYHLQRHSDHHANPTRRYQTLRSMDGAPNLPSGYASMISLAYFPPVWRKVMDHRVLDHYDGDITKVNIQPSKREKILAAHGAK; the protein is encoded by the coding sequence ATGACCGCATCGAATGTCGACAACCAGGCGCAGACGCCGGTTGCCGAATGGCACGACCGAAAGCGTTACCTCTGGCTGATGGGGTTGATCCCGCCCACAGCGGTGTTCGTGGCCACCGGCCTGGTCTGGGCCTTCAACCAGCTCGGCTGGAACGCCGTGTCCCCGGTCTGGTGGTGGATCGGCGCGCTGCTCGTCTACGGGTTGCTCCCGATCCTCGACCGGTTCTTCGGTCCCGACGGCGACAACCCACCCGACGAGGTGATGAAGGCGCTCGAAGAAGACAAGTACTACCGCTACTGCACGTACGCCTACATTCCGTTCCAGTTGGCGAGCTTGGTGTTCGCCTGCTACCTCTGGTCGGCCGACAACTTGTCCTGGCTCGGAATCGACGGTGGACTGGGACTGGCCTCGAAGATCGGTCTGGCCATCAGCATCGGTGTGATGGGCGGCGTCGGTATCAACACTGCACACGAGCTCGGCCACAAGAAGGACAGTCTGGAGCGCTGGCTGTCGAAAATCACGCTGGCACAGACGTTCTACGGCCACTTCTACATCGAACACAACCGCGGCCACCATGTTCGCGTCGCCACTCCCGAGGATCCGGCGAGTTCGAAGTTCGGTGAGAGCTTCTGGGCCTTCCTCCCTCGTAGCGTCTGGGGCAGCCTGAAGTCGTCCTGGGAGCTCGAGAAGACGCGCATGGAGCGATTGGGCAAGAGCACGTGGAGCATTCGGAACGATGTACTGAACGCGTGGCTGATGTCCGTTGTTCTCTACGCGGTGCTCGTCGCGGTGTTCGGTCCGATCGTGCTGCCGTTCCTGGTGATTCAGGCGATCTACGGCTTTTCGTTGCTGGAAACGGTCAACTACCTCGAGCACTACGGCCTGCAGCGGCAGAAGAAGGAGAACGGCCGCTACGAGCGATGCACCCCCGAGCACAGCTGGAACTCCGATCACATCGTGACCAACATCTTCCTGTATCACCTTCAGCGACACAGTGATCACCATGCCAACCCCACCCGCCGCTACCAGACTCTGCGCAGCATGGACGGGGCACCGAACCTGCCGAGCGGATACGCGAGCATGATCTCGCTGGCGTACTTCCCACCCGTGTGGCGCAAGGTCATGGACCACCGCGTTCTCGACCACTACGACGGCGACATCACGAAGGTCAACATCCAGCCGTCCAAGCGGGAGAAGATCCTCGCCGCGCACGGAGCCAAGTGA